The genome window AAGGGAGGTAAcaacacaggtgattgagtccaatgaatcgctgatgcgcgtgacgagggaagcagctgtgcgtaatgatggtggcaggagtgcgtaatgctgggcagcctggcgccctcgagcgccagggagggagagcgggagcaggcgtgacagataTCCCTTTAAAGGAAGTTATCAGATAACTGTTGGTTTCTTTCATAAGGTCCCAATCGCAAAAAAAGGAGGGCTGAAATGCATAAAAAAATACTATGATGACACTGCAAATACCAAAAGCCCCACAAGAATGATGTCTGACCTCTTGAAATCACAGCATCTGTTCtactctctgttgctctctgtgCTGATTCTCTTTGAAGAAGTTCACTTTGCCAGAAAACTGAATAATATGAATCATTTGCAATTCTCTATGCAGCTGTATTTCCTCTGTCAGTCCTGTTCCTGTTGCTAGTGTATATTATGTAGCATACGTTTGCTTATTTTTCTGTCTAAAAGCCCACcttcactgttaaatatacaAATAAATTACACCCGTCTCTGATTCCCATGTCTGAGAAAACGAATGGATTTCTAGTTGGTAAATAAACACTTGAAATGAATGGAATAGCTCAGATGCCCTTGTAATTGGCTCATTAATGGGGTTGAtgccaacagaaacaaacactGTGACTGTACCACAATGGGAGTGGATGGTGGAGAAGTAGTGACATTGGTGGCTAGAGTCCAGGGCCCAGGTCAAAGTTGAATAAGTGTTTAGGTAACAGAGGATGCCTGATCTCATGAGACTCTAGATCCTCAGGAAAGATCTCCCTCCCTGATatgtacacacaaacatacatggtTACTTTATCTGATTTGTgtctcaaattgcaccctattccctatatagtgcactacttctggccAGGATTTTGGTCAAAACTAcagcactatataaggaatagggtgcaatttgggacgcaaccctGGACTGCATACACACTGACGTCCGCATGATCCAATGGAATTGGCTTTATAATGTCCGACAGACTTTTCCCATCCAGTATCAAGTTAGAGTATTTATTTAGATCACCTCATCAAGTAATACAACAACAATGATGGGAATATAATTGTGTCGGCAGGGGGCTGATGTTTTGTTCATGAATGTTTTGTAGATGCAGTCTTCAGTCTTTAGAGAATATCACACCATCTAAACATCATTACAACATGATTACGATATTGGTTTATGTTAAGATTTCCAAGAATGTTTTCCAGAATATTCAGTGTATGGTTCAAAATTCCTCAACTAAAAATGCCATGGTAAATAGGTGTGGGCTAGTTGTGTTGATCTGCAAAATGAACCCACTAAACTCCATATTGTTTTTTTCAGGCCGCGGGGCCAACCACAGAACCATGGAGCCTGCCTATACTGGGATGTCACTGGATAACTCTACCTCAACAGTAATGCCCATGGCGACCTCCGCCGGCAACACCAATGTGAGCAGAGAGCCGTACATGCACCGCCTGGCCCATCTAGACGAGGGTCTCTACAATGACTTCTACAGCCTGTGGATCTGTCTGGTGGTGGTCAACACACTCATCTTCATGGTGGGAATGGTTCTCAACACCCTGGCCCTGTACGTGTTCTGCTTCCGCACCAAGCCCAAGACCACCTCAGTCATCTACACCATCAATCTGGCTGTCACAGACCTACTGGTTAACCTCTCCCTGCCCACACGTATCATTCTCTACTACAGTGGGGGAAAGTGCCTCAACTGCTCCTACGTGCATATATTCAGCTACTTTGTTAACATGTACTGCAGCATCCTCTTCCTCACCAGTATATGCGTGGACAGATACCTGGCCATAGTACAGGTTGAGGCTTCTAGGAAGTGGAGGAACCCTAACGTGGCCAAGGGGGTGTGCATTTTCATCTGGCTCTTCGCTATCGTGGTCACCTACTCCTTCCTCACCACGGCGTTCCGACACGCGGGCTGCTGCGTCTCCAAGCTCTTCGTCCTGACCGTCTTCGAGTTCTTCCTCCCCTTGGTCGTCATCGTGGTGTTCACCGTGCGCATCATGTGTGCCCTGTCCAACTCCAGTCTGatgcagcagagcagagagaggcgcGTGCGGGCTGTGCAGCTCCTCACCACTGTCCTGGTCATCTTCACCATCTGCTTCACCCCGTTCCACGTCAGGCAGGTGCTGGTGTACTTCTACCCCGACATGCCCCACCACGTCATTGTCTACCACGTCACCGTCACCCTCAGCAGCCTGAACAGCTGCATGGACCCCATCGTCTACTGCTTCGTCACCAACAACTTCCAGTCCAGCATGAGGGGCTTCTTCCGCAAGGCGGAGGCAGAGCTGGAGCAGACCAGTGGGAACATCATCAGCATGCAGAATAGCTCCAAGGGCTCGGGGACTGTCACAGCTATCGCTCACAGTGTGATGATGAacgtcctgtcctcctcctctccccagcaTGGGAACCACATAGCGTTAGACTGAGAAAGGGATGGGAAGATTGAGGAATGGgatgttcagtgttcagtgttcagagAGAGATGGACTTCTATTGCCTAACTGTGAGACTCTGGAGTGCAATTGACATAATACAGTAGGCTATTCTCCCATTTGAGAAAATGCTTTCCTGCTTATATTATTGTAGCCTATTGTTGGCTTGGAGAATTAAGTACTTGAAGACATTTTCGGACAAGAAACGTTATTTCTCCTGTGTTGGCCTACACCAGTCAC of Salvelinus alpinus chromosome 4, SLU_Salpinus.1, whole genome shotgun sequence contains these proteins:
- the gpr20 gene encoding G-protein coupled receptor 20; the encoded protein is MEPAYTGMSLDNSTSTVMPMATSAGNTNVSREPYMHRLAHLDEGLYNDFYSLWICLVVVNTLIFMVGMVLNTLALYVFCFRTKPKTTSVIYTINLAVTDLLVNLSLPTRIILYYSGGKCLNCSYVHIFSYFVNMYCSILFLTSICVDRYLAIVQVEASRKWRNPNVAKGVCIFIWLFAIVVTYSFLTTAFRHAGCCVSKLFVLTVFEFFLPLVVIVVFTVRIMCALSNSSLMQQSRERRVRAVQLLTTVLVIFTICFTPFHVRQVLVYFYPDMPHHVIVYHVTVTLSSLNSCMDPIVYCFVTNNFQSSMRGFFRKAEAELEQTSGNIISMQNSSKGSGTVTAIAHSVMMNVLSSSSPQHGNHIALD